In Pseudodesulfovibrio hydrargyri, a single window of DNA contains:
- a CDS encoding DUF190 domain-containing protein yields the protein MQGYFVTFFTQQSREHNGQPVASWIVEEARRLGVRGATLFSGSEGFGHDGRFHSDNFFDLEDAPVQVALALTQDECDKLMARFAETGLRVFYTKSEIEFGFTSDS from the coding sequence ATGCAAGGATACTTTGTTACCTTTTTTACCCAACAGAGCCGTGAACACAACGGCCAGCCCGTGGCCTCGTGGATCGTCGAAGAGGCTCGGCGCCTCGGCGTGCGCGGTGCGACACTCTTTTCCGGCAGCGAGGGATTCGGCCATGACGGCCGCTTCCATTCGGACAACTTCTTCGACCTCGAGGATGCGCCGGTGCAGGTCGCCCTGGCCCTGACGCAGGACGAATGCGATAAGCTCATGGCCCGGTTTGCGGAAACCGGTCTGCGCGTCTTCTACACCAAGTCCGAGATCGAATTCGGCTTCACGTCGGACAGCTGA
- a CDS encoding DUF554 domain-containing protein: MIGPLVNGAALVVGSVAGAVLGPKLSMNLRLKMPMVFGCASMGLGVAMIVKVKFLAPVVLALVLGSVLGELVQLESLIQKGAGKTRRLIDKVARPSGDLSQEEYLDKFVALLVLFCLSGTGVYGAMSEGMTGDPTLLIVKAILDLFTAPIFASTMGLSVGILVIPQLAVQAVLYYASSLILPLTTPDMLADFSACGGLIMLATGFRICGIKQFPVASMIPALLLVMPLSDLWARLF, translated from the coding sequence ATGATTGGTCCCTTAGTAAACGGAGCGGCGCTGGTAGTAGGCAGCGTCGCCGGGGCGGTTCTCGGCCCCAAACTCAGCATGAATCTTCGTCTCAAGATGCCCATGGTCTTTGGCTGCGCCTCCATGGGGCTGGGCGTGGCCATGATCGTCAAGGTCAAGTTCCTGGCCCCGGTGGTTCTGGCCCTGGTGCTCGGCTCGGTGCTCGGCGAACTCGTCCAGCTGGAATCGTTGATCCAGAAGGGCGCGGGCAAGACCCGCAGGCTCATCGACAAGGTGGCCCGGCCCAGCGGCGACCTGAGCCAGGAGGAATACCTGGACAAGTTCGTGGCCCTGCTGGTCCTCTTCTGCCTGAGCGGCACCGGCGTGTACGGGGCCATGAGCGAAGGCATGACCGGCGACCCCACCCTGCTCATCGTCAAGGCAATTCTCGACCTGTTCACCGCTCCGATCTTCGCCTCGACCATGGGATTGTCCGTTGGCATCCTGGTCATCCCGCAACTGGCCGTCCAGGCTGTACTCTACTACGCCTCGTCCCTGATCCTGCCCCTGACCACCCCGGACATGCTGGCCGACTTCTCGGCCTGCGGCGGGCTGATCATGCTGGCCACGGGCTTCCGCATCTGCGGCATCAAGCAGTTCCCGGTGGCGAGCATGATCCCGGCCCTGCTCCTGGTCATGCCCCTGTCCGACCTCTGGGCTCGGCTGTTCTAG
- a CDS encoding MGMT family protein, which yields MASPFTQKIIETIRAIPEGSVTTYGRVAALAGNRRGARQVARVLHTSSRTENLPWHRVINREGRISLGELQGYDEQKRLLQAEGVRFDETDRIDLERFGWPPFDPMVTGA from the coding sequence ATGGCTTCACCGTTCACCCAGAAGATCATCGAGACCATCCGGGCCATCCCCGAGGGCAGCGTGACCACTTACGGCCGGGTGGCCGCCCTTGCGGGCAACCGCAGGGGCGCGCGACAGGTGGCCCGCGTGCTGCACACCAGTTCACGCACGGAGAATCTGCCCTGGCACCGGGTCATCAACCGGGAGGGCAGGATATCCCTGGGCGAACTCCAGGGATACGACGAACAGAAACGGCTCCTCCAGGCCGAGGGCGTGCGCTTCGACGAGACGGACCGCATCGACCTCGAGCGCTTCGGGTGGCCTCCCTTCGATCCAATGGTCACGGGCGCATAG
- a CDS encoding DMT family transporter, with product MGFLFALLAVTIWSGNFLIASGFVDDIPPVTLAALRWLTATAVFLPFAKRDMRRDMRALLDNRLELAVAAITGVTLFNTLVYVSARTTDTVNMALFASTTPVFVVILARIFLKERISLLRWTGLAVAIAGMLAIATRGSLDVLVHLTFRAGDIVMLTAGFLWAVYTILVKCKPPTISQNAYLGATFLLGTVPLVPAALIEQWFAPAWTFTPAVLGAVLYIGVLASLVAFFLWNSAIMHIGPGNTALFQYFMPVFSGLGAWLMLGQPVTVVHGVGFVLIFSGVVMATRPR from the coding sequence TTGGGATTCCTCTTCGCCCTGCTCGCCGTGACCATCTGGTCCGGCAACTTCCTCATCGCCAGCGGATTCGTGGACGACATCCCGCCCGTGACCCTGGCCGCCCTGCGCTGGCTCACGGCCACGGCGGTCTTCCTGCCCTTTGCCAAACGGGACATGCGGCGAGACATGCGGGCCCTGCTCGACAACCGCCTGGAACTGGCCGTGGCGGCCATAACCGGCGTGACCCTGTTCAACACCCTGGTCTACGTCAGCGCGCGGACCACGGACACGGTGAACATGGCCCTGTTCGCCTCCACCACGCCGGTCTTCGTGGTCATCCTGGCCCGCATCTTCCTCAAGGAGCGCATTTCCCTGCTGCGCTGGACAGGGCTGGCCGTGGCCATCGCCGGGATGCTGGCCATCGCCACCCGGGGCAGCCTGGACGTACTCGTCCACCTGACCTTCCGTGCGGGGGACATCGTCATGCTCACCGCCGGGTTCCTGTGGGCCGTGTACACCATTCTGGTCAAATGCAAGCCGCCGACCATCAGCCAGAACGCCTACCTCGGGGCGACCTTTCTCCTGGGAACCGTCCCCCTGGTCCCGGCGGCGCTCATCGAACAATGGTTCGCCCCGGCTTGGACCTTCACCCCGGCCGTGCTCGGCGCGGTCCTGTACATCGGCGTGCTGGCCTCGCTGGTCGCTTTCTTCCTCTGGAATTCCGCGATAATGCATATCGGACCGGGCAATACGGCCCTGTTCCAGTACTTCATGCCGGTTTTCAGCGGGCTCGGAGCATGGCTCATGCTCGGCCAGCCCGTGACCGTGGTCCACGGCGTGGGGTTCGTGCTCATCTTCTCCGGCGTGGTCATGGCCACCCGCCCACGCTGA
- a CDS encoding DUF1499 domain-containing protein, giving the protein MKQLLLTTLIAVSLAAFSACSTKAPDLGMAEGKFAVCPANVDCVSSQATDAKHRIDPIKATGDPNKVMVDLGRAVESVFGGKVLLSEGNYLRAEFKSSILRTMDDAEFLYDQQAGLIQIHALSRGEVLDFSDSRDQIEEVRMFFSNMQ; this is encoded by the coding sequence ATGAAACAGCTACTCTTGACCACCCTCATCGCCGTCTCCCTGGCCGCTTTTTCCGCCTGCTCCACCAAAGCCCCGGACCTGGGTATGGCCGAAGGCAAATTCGCCGTCTGCCCGGCCAATGTCGACTGCGTCTCCTCGCAGGCAACGGACGCCAAGCACAGGATAGACCCGATCAAAGCCACGGGCGATCCCAACAAGGTCATGGTCGACCTGGGCAGAGCCGTGGAATCCGTTTTCGGCGGCAAGGTGCTTTTATCCGAGGGCAACTACCTGCGCGCCGAGTTCAAGAGCAGCATCCTGCGCACCATGGATGACGCGGAATTCCTCTACGACCAGCAAGCGGGCCTGATCCAGATTCATGCCTTGTCCCGGGGCGAAGTCCTGGATTTCTCCGACAGCCGCGACCAGATTGAAGAAGTGCGGATGTTCTTTTCCAACATGCAGTAA
- a CDS encoding ferredoxin yields the protein MAIVIDQDECIGCESCVEICPEVFEMDDDGEKATVIAPDSTLDCVDEAIDTCPNEAISKK from the coding sequence ATGGCCATTGTTATTGATCAGGATGAATGCATCGGTTGTGAGTCTTGCGTCGAGATCTGTCCGGAGGTGTTCGAGATGGATGACGACGGGGAAAAAGCCACAGTCATCGCCCCGGACTCCACCCTTGACTGCGTGGACGAAGCCATCGACACCTGCCCCAATGAGGCTATTTCCAAGAAGTAG
- a CDS encoding sulfite exporter TauE/SafE family protein, producing the protein MLETLAIVAIVLAAAFLQGLTGFGFGLIALPLLGFFMGIKTSVPLMVLLAAIISIYLSLRLRKSIDLKSAFTLLAASLIGIPLGVYILKRVPAQGLSICVGVIMVAFTSYQFLARPKPRSFGKRLTVLAGFFSGVLGGSLGVSGPPVIVYTALQPWTKDRAKATLACFFALSNVVIIATHAASGMLTGEVLHLYALCLPALLAGIFLGIKAYDRLSDNGYRQLALALVFTLGCMMLYRNI; encoded by the coding sequence ATGCTTGAAACACTCGCCATCGTCGCCATCGTACTCGCGGCCGCCTTCCTGCAGGGGCTGACCGGATTCGGATTCGGGCTCATCGCCTTGCCCCTGCTGGGATTCTTCATGGGCATCAAGACCAGTGTACCGTTGATGGTCCTTCTGGCCGCAATTATCAGTATCTACCTGAGCCTGCGCCTGCGCAAGAGCATTGATCTCAAATCCGCTTTCACACTGCTGGCCGCCAGTCTGATCGGCATTCCGCTCGGGGTCTACATCCTCAAACGGGTTCCCGCCCAGGGTTTGTCCATCTGTGTGGGCGTGATCATGGTCGCCTTCACCAGCTACCAGTTCCTGGCCCGGCCTAAGCCCCGGAGCTTCGGCAAACGGCTGACCGTGCTGGCCGGATTCTTCTCCGGCGTACTCGGCGGCAGCCTGGGCGTGAGCGGTCCGCCGGTCATCGTCTACACCGCTCTCCAGCCCTGGACCAAGGACCGCGCCAAGGCCACCCTGGCCTGCTTCTTCGCCCTGTCCAATGTGGTCATCATCGCCACCCATGCCGCGTCCGGCATGCTCACGGGCGAGGTCCTGCATCTCTACGCCCTGTGCCTGCCCGCCCTGCTGGCCGGCATCTTCCTCGGGATCAAGGCGTACGACCGCCTCTCGGACAACGGCTACCGGCAACTCGCCCTTGCCCTGGTCTTTACGCTCGGCTGCATGATGCTCTATCGAAACATATAA